A genomic segment from Saprospiraceae bacterium encodes:
- a CDS encoding type II toxin-antitoxin system death-on-curing family toxin — MDTCIYFDLEHAIRTHDFIIENSGGNPGIIELGKVESVLEHIQNDLYYPEFEDKLTHLVFSVNKFHAFNDGNKRTSIALGAYLLEINGIEYCIDKFIIEMENISVYVADNKIDKELLREIIGSILIEEDFNEELKLKIIDALSE, encoded by the coding sequence ATGGATACATGTATTTATTTTGATCTCGAACACGCAATTCGTACACACGATTTTATTATTGAAAATTCAGGAGGTAACCCTGGAATTATAGAGCTTGGAAAAGTTGAAAGTGTTTTAGAACATATACAAAATGACTTGTATTATCCCGAGTTTGAAGATAAATTAACTCATCTTGTTTTTTCTGTTAATAAATTCCACGCATTTAATGATGGAAATAAAAGAACTTCAATTGCCCTTGGTGCATATTTATTGGAAATCAATGGCATTGAATACTGTATTGATAAATTTATTATTGAAATGGAGAATATATCAGTATATGTTGCGGATAATAAAATTGATAAAGAATTACTACGAGAAATAATTGGCTCCATATTAATCGAAGAAGACTTCAATGAAGAATTAAAATTAAAGATTATAGATGCTTTAAGCGAATGA
- a CDS encoding transposase, whose protein sequence is MTFVQHPEVPCHNNYGEYLIRIGVLKRKVSFGSKSPQGAQAYATLLSLYTTCKLRKISFLDFMKQSLKHYTQTGHPLLLSQYMANKQILNSTSAMDLAA, encoded by the coding sequence TTGACCTTTGTTCAACACCCTGAAGTGCCCTGCCATAATAACTATGGGGAATACCTGATTCGCATTGGAGTGCTCAAAAGAAAAGTCTCTTTTGGCAGCAAATCCCCACAAGGAGCTCAGGCTTATGCTACCCTTTTATCCCTGTACACCACTTGCAAACTAAGAAAAATTTCTTTCCTCGACTTTATGAAACAAAGTCTCAAACACTACACTCAGACCGGACACCCTTTGCTCCTAAGTCAATATATGGCTAACAAACAAATCTTGAACAGCACTAGTGCAATGGACCTGGCCGCTTAA
- a CDS encoding transposase, with protein sequence MAPLSSSKSRIIVDIPELPLEVAVIEVLQEKKYCSKCQKVSTASTDLALPKSDIGLNTTVHLIYLWISLCLPFTRISTYFSSIFGQKMSTSGLCAQVIRVAQIMQEVYDEILKDVKQAKILHADETGWRVQGKNWWLWVFGTHDSAIYTIDKSRGKDVVRRILGEFFMGVLVVDGWGAYLSLICDQQSCMAHLLRKIRKLYAAFPKLRSVFKFYIKFRRILRDGERLQTQRQQLGQQVFERRLAKLHLRLDDLLNWANPNDILKQIIKKSTIRNPAF encoded by the coding sequence GTGGCACCCTTATCGAGTAGCAAAAGCAGAATCATAGTAGATATACCGGAATTGCCACTGGAAGTAGCAGTAATCGAAGTATTGCAAGAGAAGAAATACTGTTCAAAGTGTCAAAAGGTAAGTACAGCGAGCACAGATTTGGCCTTACCCAAATCAGATATAGGTCTGAACACAACCGTACACCTGATTTACCTCTGGATCAGTTTATGTTTGCCTTTTACCAGAATATCGACTTATTTCAGTAGCATTTTTGGTCAAAAAATGAGTACCTCTGGTCTTTGTGCTCAGGTAATCAGAGTAGCCCAGATTATGCAAGAGGTGTATGATGAAATTCTGAAAGATGTCAAGCAGGCTAAGATTTTGCATGCTGATGAAACTGGCTGGCGGGTGCAAGGGAAAAATTGGTGGTTATGGGTCTTTGGTACACATGACTCGGCTATTTACACCATAGATAAGTCAAGAGGCAAAGACGTGGTGCGTAGAATATTGGGAGAATTTTTTATGGGAGTCTTGGTGGTAGATGGTTGGGGGGCATATCTGTCTTTGATTTGCGATCAACAAAGTTGCATGGCCCACTTACTGAGAAAAATCAGGAAGTTATATGCTGCATTTCCAAAGCTGCGAAGTGTCTTTAAGTTTTATATTAAATTTAGAAGAATATTAAGGGATGGGGAGCGGCTTCAAACCCAAAGGCAGCAATTAGGACAACAGGTCTTTGAGCGCAGACTGGCAAAACTGCATCTGAGGCTCGATGATTTATTGAATTGGGCCAATCCTAATGATATTTTGAAGCAAATCATCAAAAAATCAACCATCAGAAACCCCGCATTTTGA